The following coding sequences are from one Epinephelus fuscoguttatus linkage group LG7, E.fuscoguttatus.final_Chr_v1 window:
- the ngrn gene encoding neugrin, whose product MARPLQVLSLLSRLGALSVMPPVSMNSCRFASRGASKAWRGQSHVHRDRAPNRAPADADEMSDDELGVEDVEDKLQALVDEGRKRQKTVKYHILRRQMTPSGAPQRKLTWDAIEQIRYLKQEQPEEWTVGRLAEGFSVTPDVILRVLRSKFVPVPQRKAKQDAKVMAELRQQVLPSGAGTEQDRLKLPGNRTSAALPPGSTKGAVVPVADRTLMLRDEGSGSLAKSPAAPVTLLPTQFRPGISKDVPAARSEEEDSISHTNPTEEDEEDEEGWDGWLLTEEELEEFIEMEKPHPAMQIGNDFFDAEGNFLYRI is encoded by the exons ATGGCCCGACCTCTCCAGGtcctctccctgctctccaggCTCGGTGCTCTGTCAGTGATGCCTCCTGTGTCTATGAACAGCTGTCGGTTTGCGAGCAGAGGAGCCAGTAAGGCGTGGAGGGGACAGAGCCATgtgcacagagacagagcaccAAACAGAGCTCCTGCAGACGCTGATGAGATGTCTGATGATGAACTTGGGGTAGAGGATGTGGAGGACAAGCTCCAGGCCTTGGTTGA TgaggggaggaagagacagaagaCTGTGAAATATCATATACTGAGGAGGCAGATGACTCCATCAGGAGCTCCGCAGAGGAAGCTGACCTGGGATGCTATTGAGCAGATCAG GTATCTGAAACAGGAGCAACCAGAAGAGTGGACAGTAGGGCGTCTGGCTGAAGGCTTCTCTGTTACCCCTGATGTCATCCTGAGAGTCCTCAGAAGCAAGTTTGTCCCTGTCCCTCAAAGAAAAGCCAAGCAGGATGCCAAAGTAATGGCTGAACTCAGACAGCAGGTGCTGCCTTCAGGTGCTGGAACAGAGCAAGACAGGTTAAAGCTGCCTGGAAACCGCACATCAGCTGCACTCCCACCTGGAAGCACTAAAGGAGCAGTGGTGCCTGTGGCTGACAGGACTTTAATGCTTCGGGATGAAGGCTCAGGTTCCCTCGCTAAGAGTCCCGCTGCCCCTGTCACTCTTCTGCCCACCCAGTTCAGACCTGGTATCAGTAAAGATGTCCCTGCGGCAAGATCAGAGGAAGAGGACAGCATTTCTCACACAAATCCTACAGAGGAGGACGAAGAGGACGAGGAGGGCTGGGATGGATGGCTGCTGACAGAGGAAGAGCTTGAAGAGTTCATAGAAATGGAAAAGCCTCATCCGGCGATGCAAATTGGAAATGACTTCTTTGATGCCGAGGGCAACTTTTTGTACAGAATCTGA